A DNA window from Paenibacillus andongensis contains the following coding sequences:
- a CDS encoding molybdopterin-dependent oxidoreductase — protein MPYAVYHAISRSRWLKRQQRLDQAAATARPPASATAVQTPAAASAIAAAPNQAPVAAEDATARRTAAQAVIAALKESPITRASFLRIAAGLLLVIAIGPAFYRWIKGAFDTGGSTTAEYIATDGNRMLPPPAPLPDSAAVVGGGAQGNFRIYTVTEIPAFSSDTWKFAISGLVDNPSAWNWEEFLKLKRTVQVSDFHCVTGWSVYKCTWEGIPLKQLLAAAGVQAKGKYVKFYSGDKVYTDALSLSQANGDDIMVAVLMDGKPIPQKLGGPVRLIVPQMYAYKSVKWLQGIELIEKEHMGYWEVRGYDNDAWVDRSKA, from the coding sequence GTGCCGTATGCCGTGTACCACGCCATCTCGCGCAGCAGATGGCTTAAGCGCCAGCAGCGGCTAGATCAAGCCGCTGCCACGGCAAGACCGCCCGCATCCGCGACGGCGGTCCAAACCCCAGCCGCCGCCAGTGCTATCGCAGCGGCGCCGAACCAGGCCCCCGTGGCGGCAGAGGACGCCACGGCAAGGCGCACAGCAGCGCAGGCGGTCATCGCCGCGCTGAAGGAGTCGCCGATCACACGCGCATCGTTCCTGCGGATAGCCGCAGGACTGCTGCTCGTGATCGCGATCGGTCCCGCCTTTTATCGCTGGATAAAAGGCGCATTCGACACTGGCGGCTCTACGACCGCAGAGTATATCGCAACCGACGGCAACCGGATGCTTCCGCCGCCGGCGCCCCTACCTGACTCCGCCGCTGTTGTGGGCGGAGGAGCGCAAGGGAATTTCCGGATATACACGGTTACGGAAATTCCGGCTTTTTCCTCGGATACGTGGAAATTCGCCATATCCGGTCTGGTCGATAACCCCAGTGCATGGAACTGGGAAGAGTTCCTGAAGCTGAAGCGGACTGTGCAGGTTAGTGATTTCCACTGTGTGACCGGCTGGTCTGTATACAAATGCACATGGGAGGGCATCCCGCTTAAGCAATTATTAGCTGCTGCTGGTGTTCAAGCCAAGGGGAAATATGTGAAGTTTTATTCAGGCGATAAGGTATATACGGATGCGTTGTCCCTGAGCCAGGCAAATGGGGATGACATTATGGTCGCTGTGCTCATGGATGGTAAGCCCATTCCGCAAAAATTAGGAGGCCCAGTAAGGCTGATCGTTCCGCAAATGTATGCCTACAAATCCGTTAAATGGCTTCAAGGGATCGAGCTCATCGAGAAGGAGCACATGGGCTACTGGGAAGTAAGAGGCTACGATAACGATGCATGGGTAGATAGATCAAAAGCGTAA
- a CDS encoding copper amine oxidase N-terminal domain-containing protein, with product MKRWKKAMVVSLVACTLALPGLASAEEMMAKKFNYSGIETMMKDGTELVPLREIAESLGFKVTWDGETRSVTLMKSMTEDKGMMDDKTMKDMVTMGNTFVIQIDSKTIKAGMMDNVLMVAPTILNDKTYVPKELVDTYLVK from the coding sequence ATGAAAAGATGGAAAAAAGCGATGGTTGTTTCACTGGTTGCTTGTACTTTAGCACTTCCAGGGTTGGCAAGTGCAGAGGAAATGATGGCAAAGAAGTTTAACTACAGCGGTATTGAAACGATGATGAAGGATGGGACGGAGCTCGTTCCCCTGCGGGAGATTGCTGAATCATTAGGTTTTAAGGTGACATGGGATGGGGAAACTCGCTCGGTTACTTTAATGAAGAGTATGACGGAAGACAAAGGCATGATGGATGATAAGACGATGAAAGATATGGTGACGATGGGGAACACGTTCGTGATTCAAATCGATAGTAAGACAATTAAGGCAGGCATGATGGATAATGTGCTCATGGTTGCACCGACCATTTTGAATGACAAGACTTATGTACCGAAAGAATTGGTCGATACTTATTTAGTGAAGTAG
- a CDS encoding CapA family protein — MTEIQIAAVGDLMVKRYIISDAKQPNGTYVFDPLLKKVAPYLKRADLTIGNLETTFAGKKGSARQKSKGPLFKCPDELAPALRRAGFDVLITANNHCMDFGAAGLLRTLRILDQNGIHHTGTFNSAKGSKEYLIKDIKGIKIGILSYANGLNGIPIPKSKPWLVNLVRTKKIVQDIHNLKKKVDLVIVYLHFGNEYHHSPNLQQKQLVKHLFKHGANIILGSHPHVLQPLDSRGKKQFVIYSLGNFISTKLKNNHNTQSSIILNINVKKDNEGKISINGIHYIPTLVHRKLQNGRKKTEVIPIREALSENNPNLKEKQRERIKKMVEHSIKILKGI, encoded by the coding sequence TTGACTGAAATTCAGATAGCTGCTGTTGGAGATCTTATGGTAAAACGTTACATCATCTCTGATGCCAAACAGCCTAACGGAACGTATGTATTTGACCCTCTTTTAAAAAAAGTAGCTCCGTATCTGAAACGAGCGGATTTGACGATCGGAAATCTCGAAACCACCTTTGCCGGAAAAAAGGGAAGTGCACGCCAAAAATCGAAGGGTCCATTATTCAAGTGTCCGGATGAACTGGCTCCAGCCCTTAGGAGAGCCGGTTTCGATGTACTAATAACGGCAAATAATCATTGTATGGATTTCGGCGCTGCAGGTTTGCTTCGAACGTTGCGGATTTTAGATCAAAATGGGATTCATCATACGGGTACATTTAACTCCGCAAAAGGGTCCAAGGAATATCTCATCAAAGATATCAAAGGTATAAAAATCGGAATCCTTTCCTATGCAAATGGGCTCAACGGTATTCCTATACCAAAAAGTAAACCATGGTTGGTTAATCTAGTTCGAACAAAAAAAATTGTTCAGGATATTCATAATTTGAAAAAAAAGGTAGATCTGGTGATCGTATATTTGCATTTCGGAAATGAATACCATCATTCTCCAAACTTGCAGCAGAAGCAATTGGTCAAACATTTGTTTAAACATGGAGCGAATATTATTTTGGGATCGCACCCGCATGTTCTTCAACCGTTAGACTCTCGAGGGAAGAAACAATTCGTTATTTATTCGTTAGGTAATTTTATATCTACTAAATTAAAGAATAACCACAACACACAGAGCAGCATTATTCTTAATATTAATGTCAAAAAAGATAATGAAGGAAAAATAAGCATAAACGGGATTCATTATATTCCGACATTGGTGCATCGAAAACTTCAAAATGGTCGTAAAAAAACCGAAGTTATCCCAATTCGAGAAGCGCTGAGTGAAAACAATCCAAATTTGAAAGAAAAACAGCGAGAACGAATAAAAAAAATGGTAGAGCATTCGATCAAAATATTGAAGGGGATATAA
- a CDS encoding MDR family MFS transporter, with the protein MHRIPLFSLISKYDTAIWVRVVGTILTSLAGFMMRPYLVYYLYDKLDGSIFLSMLIIGLQPLCGIFVNLYAGSLSDRYGRKPMMLAALMIQAFAIGGYMFASHVWEFAVISIINGIGHAMFGPAANAQITDVVPQEKRAEVFALLHTALNMGSAFGPLIGLLLFTWNPTIIFLTCSVALLAYAGLVVWKVPETMPVKTAAELELSKTKPKIRWRDHKPLLWITLLAMPVSLLYAQVESTLPLHLQQHFENYKTVFATIITFNGCVVIALQIWIAKRTEHVSAYLVVAASYLLFAIVSVGYGFVPIFAILLFVELLFTIGEMLNGPHIQKVISVIAPEEHRGWYFSVFGMNWQLSRAIGPILGGLLFSHFGGKVMFAVVAAIILLAGIAQSRYIRSLNHKKEEPIIEAALQT; encoded by the coding sequence GATACGGCGATATGGGTTCGGGTCGTTGGGACGATTCTAACTTCATTAGCCGGGTTTATGATGAGACCTTATTTGGTTTATTATTTGTATGACAAACTGGATGGTTCTATTTTCTTATCTATGTTGATTATCGGATTACAGCCGTTATGCGGAATTTTCGTGAATTTGTATGCAGGTAGTTTAAGTGATCGGTATGGACGGAAGCCGATGATGCTGGCTGCTCTCATGATCCAAGCTTTCGCTATTGGCGGTTATATGTTTGCCAGTCACGTTTGGGAATTTGCTGTCATTTCGATCATTAACGGCATTGGGCATGCCATGTTTGGACCAGCTGCTAATGCACAGATTACGGATGTTGTTCCACAGGAGAAACGCGCTGAAGTATTCGCTTTGCTGCACACAGCATTAAATATGGGTTCAGCATTTGGACCGCTCATTGGACTGCTTCTATTCACCTGGAATCCGACCATTATTTTCTTGACTTGCTCGGTTGCTCTCCTTGCATACGCAGGGCTGGTCGTCTGGAAAGTTCCAGAGACCATGCCTGTGAAGACCGCGGCGGAGCTGGAATTGTCTAAAACAAAGCCGAAAATCAGATGGCGGGATCATAAGCCGCTCCTTTGGATAACGCTTCTAGCGATGCCGGTATCGCTGTTATATGCTCAAGTGGAGTCTACACTCCCACTGCATTTACAGCAGCATTTCGAGAATTATAAGACGGTTTTTGCTACGATTATTACCTTTAATGGCTGTGTCGTTATTGCACTGCAAATATGGATTGCTAAGCGTACAGAGCACGTTTCCGCGTATTTAGTAGTCGCAGCCTCCTATCTTTTGTTTGCCATTGTGTCAGTTGGTTATGGATTTGTACCTATCTTTGCTATACTCCTTTTTGTTGAACTTTTATTTACCATTGGTGAAATGTTAAATGGTCCCCACATTCAGAAGGTGATCTCCGTTATTGCGCCAGAGGAGCATAGAGGTTGGTATTTCTCAGTGTTCGGTATGAATTGGCAGTTATCACGTGCCATTGGGCCTATTTTGGGAGGCTTGTTATTCAGTCACTTTGGCGGGAAGGTCATGTTCGCCGTCGTAGCTGCCATCATTCTCCTAGCCGGTATTGCTCAATCGCGATATATTCGAAGTCTTAATCACAAAAAAGAGGAGCCTATAATAGAGGCTGCTCTGCAAACATAA
- a CDS encoding GNAT family N-acetyltransferase, giving the protein MNEIRKLRQEEILESFSLSEFAFQYELTEEERAERISATDPNQMWGYFVDGNMAAKLTLLNFRTWINGKSFAMGGIAGVATWPEYRRNGMVGQLLVQALKTMREQGQTISFLAPFKFEFYRKYGWEIYVDYLKYEIPVDKLPKFQAAEGSSILRVAKSEEILNPIYAEFAKAYNGMMERDADWWNNRYMKFKKGTAAVYTNAQGEQRGYVFYQVKDSVATIHELVFLDEEARRGIWKFLADHDSMITKVEVKAPVDDGLPFLVHDPKFKQEKITYFSARIVDVEAFLTEYVFEAREGAETIYLHISDSHADWNEGVYRLEFTDNGKAAVVAKLSEDVIPEEDQLLRCNIQTLTALFMGYQKAGFMARIERLQGSDELVSRLEAAIPRRTTYLADFF; this is encoded by the coding sequence ATGAATGAAATTCGTAAATTACGACAAGAGGAGATTCTAGAGAGTTTTTCTCTATCTGAGTTTGCTTTTCAGTATGAGCTTACCGAAGAGGAAAGGGCAGAGCGGATAAGCGCTACAGATCCTAATCAAATGTGGGGCTATTTCGTTGACGGCAATATGGCCGCAAAGCTTACCTTACTTAACTTCCGGACTTGGATTAACGGGAAGAGCTTCGCGATGGGAGGTATTGCGGGCGTAGCCACATGGCCTGAGTACAGACGCAATGGGATGGTGGGACAGCTGCTGGTTCAAGCGCTTAAAACAATGAGAGAGCAGGGGCAGACGATCTCCTTTCTTGCGCCGTTTAAGTTTGAATTTTATCGTAAATATGGCTGGGAAATCTACGTGGATTATTTGAAATATGAAATTCCTGTCGATAAGCTTCCCAAGTTTCAAGCCGCAGAGGGCAGCTCGATCTTACGTGTAGCCAAAAGCGAAGAGATTCTGAATCCAATCTACGCTGAGTTTGCAAAAGCATACAATGGCATGATGGAGCGGGATGCGGACTGGTGGAATAATCGCTATATGAAATTTAAAAAGGGCACAGCTGCCGTCTATACAAACGCTCAAGGGGAACAGCGAGGTTATGTATTTTACCAAGTAAAGGACTCGGTGGCGACCATCCATGAGTTGGTTTTTCTTGACGAGGAAGCAAGACGCGGCATATGGAAATTCCTTGCAGATCATGATTCGATGATCACTAAAGTCGAAGTGAAAGCACCTGTAGATGATGGGCTTCCGTTTCTGGTGCACGATCCAAAGTTCAAACAAGAGAAGATTACTTATTTCTCGGCGAGAATTGTGGATGTAGAAGCTTTTCTGACGGAGTATGTGTTTGAAGCTCGCGAAGGAGCGGAAACCATATATCTACATATTTCAGACAGTCATGCAGATTGGAACGAAGGCGTTTACCGGTTAGAGTTTACCGACAATGGGAAGGCGGCTGTCGTAGCGAAGTTATCTGAAGATGTAATACCTGAAGAGGATCAACTACTTCGATGTAACATACAGACTTTGACGGCTTTGTTCATGGGTTATCAGAAAGCAGGCTTCATGGCCCGGATCGAGCGTCTTCAAGGCTCTGATGAACTTGTTAGCCGGTTGGAAGCTGCCATTCCGCGGCGGACAACCTATTTAGCGGATTTCTTTTAA
- the mobA gene encoding molybdenum cofactor guanylyltransferase: MITGVILAGGLNRRMSGRIKALLPVQGQPLFLRQLKEMSSICKQVIVVTNEPEVLRPHLSTVSNINVQCITDQYVQKGPLSGIQAASLIASEQHMWIVGCDMPFISAEAAKAMAMLCQEANLDAVIPVLDGRVHPLHGIYSRIVGSEAEVLLKQKQFRLMGLLDHIDWKAVENDFFERKNIPIHFATNVNTPEEYEQMLANLS, encoded by the coding sequence ATGATCACGGGCGTTATTCTTGCCGGAGGGCTTAATCGCCGTATGAGCGGAAGGATAAAAGCACTTCTCCCCGTACAAGGTCAGCCCTTGTTCCTTAGGCAATTGAAGGAAATGTCGAGCATCTGCAAGCAAGTCATTGTCGTAACCAATGAACCTGAGGTTTTACGACCTCACCTGTCTACGGTATCGAATATAAACGTGCAATGTATCACTGATCAATATGTACAAAAAGGGCCTTTAAGCGGTATTCAAGCTGCCTCTCTGATCGCATCAGAGCAGCATATGTGGATTGTGGGCTGTGATATGCCTTTTATTTCTGCCGAAGCGGCAAAGGCAATGGCCATGTTGTGCCAAGAAGCTAACTTGGATGCCGTTATCCCTGTGCTGGACGGTCGCGTTCATCCACTTCACGGCATATATTCAAGAATAGTAGGTTCCGAAGCCGAGGTGTTATTGAAACAAAAACAGTTTCGTTTAATGGGACTGCTGGATCATATAGATTGGAAGGCTGTAGAGAATGATTTTTTTGAAAGGAAAAATATCCCTATCCATTTCGCAACAAATGTGAATACTCCGGAAGAGTATGAGCAAATGTTAGCTAATCTATCATGA
- a CDS encoding MOSC domain-containing protein, which yields MEIVSVNVGLPQTIIYQGKELVTGIYKYPVSSSLHVTKTQLDGDGQADLTVHGGADKALCVYPEEHYAHWEQVLGQKMEAGTFGENLTVRGLLEDQVCIGDTYAIGDVIVQVSQPRQPCHKLAKRLDWTDAVLQVQETGYTGYYFRVLTEGVISKNAQVKLIAKDEAGVTVAYANQIKYHEKMNVEAAQHIATIQALSASWKQSFLKRLAELGV from the coding sequence ATGGAAATCGTATCTGTGAATGTTGGTTTACCACAAACAATAATATATCAAGGGAAGGAGCTGGTTACGGGTATTTATAAATATCCGGTCAGCTCATCTTTGCATGTAACGAAGACACAGTTGGATGGAGACGGGCAAGCAGATTTGACGGTGCATGGCGGAGCCGACAAAGCGCTGTGTGTATACCCGGAGGAGCATTACGCACACTGGGAGCAAGTGCTGGGCCAGAAGATGGAAGCAGGCACGTTCGGTGAGAATCTAACAGTACGCGGCCTGCTCGAAGATCAGGTCTGCATCGGGGACACCTACGCGATTGGTGACGTAATCGTCCAGGTCTCGCAGCCTCGTCAACCTTGTCATAAACTAGCGAAACGTTTGGATTGGACAGACGCTGTCCTCCAAGTACAGGAAACCGGCTATACTGGCTACTATTTCAGGGTGCTAACAGAAGGTGTAATTTCTAAGAATGCACAAGTGAAGCTTATCGCCAAAGATGAAGCGGGTGTAACAGTCGCCTATGCCAACCAAATTAAGTATCACGAAAAAATGAATGTAGAAGCTGCTCAGCATATTGCGACCATACAAGCATTATCAGCAAGTTGGAAACAATCCTTCCTTAAAAGGTTGGCGGAGCTTGGCGTATGA
- a CDS encoding HAMP domain-containing sensor histidine kinase, which yields MKLRIYLLIASGVSTGIILLTLFICYRYMLLNWKDVVLLTSVTLGAASVSMLIHYFMTRPLEKAIHAITEETTHISEGHFEGQVPQIGPAEFQRLADQFNRMTGKLNESFQKLRTAEASRKELVANVSHDLRTPMASIQAFVEALEDDVIQDKETFARYLQTIRLETGRLDGLIQELFKLSQLDAGGTEFAPERYHVDHLLLDSLQSLAFQLEEKQLQVDVDLPDRLPPVAIMPQEMKRVLSNILDNAIRHSPVGGTIEIKVEQISDEYVKLNIQDHGQGIDEEDRNKIFDRFYRSDPSRTRASGGAGLGLAIAKSIVHLHGGTIGVDSHTGAKGHGSRFWFTMPIY from the coding sequence ATGAAGCTTCGTATATATTTGCTCATCGCGAGTGGGGTGAGTACGGGTATTATTTTGCTTACCTTGTTTATCTGCTATCGATATATGTTATTGAACTGGAAAGACGTCGTCCTGTTGACGTCGGTAACTCTTGGCGCTGCGAGTGTATCGATGCTTATACATTACTTCATGACGCGCCCTCTTGAGAAAGCCATTCATGCGATTACGGAGGAAACGACGCATATTTCGGAAGGGCATTTTGAGGGACAAGTGCCTCAGATTGGACCTGCTGAATTCCAAAGACTTGCAGATCAATTTAATCGAATGACGGGCAAGCTGAATGAAAGCTTTCAGAAATTGCGAACAGCTGAGGCGTCCCGTAAAGAGCTTGTAGCGAATGTTTCACACGATTTGAGGACCCCAATGGCTTCTATTCAAGCATTCGTTGAAGCTTTGGAGGACGATGTCATTCAAGATAAAGAAACTTTTGCACGATATCTGCAAACCATACGGCTTGAAACAGGACGATTAGATGGACTGATTCAAGAATTATTTAAGCTGTCACAGTTGGATGCCGGAGGAACTGAATTTGCTCCTGAACGGTACCATGTCGATCATTTGCTGCTAGACAGCTTGCAAAGCTTGGCTTTTCAGTTGGAGGAAAAACAGCTGCAGGTCGACGTCGACTTGCCTGATCGATTGCCCCCGGTGGCCATTATGCCCCAGGAAATGAAGCGGGTCCTTTCTAACATTTTGGATAACGCCATACGACATTCTCCTGTTGGTGGGACGATTGAAATAAAAGTTGAACAGATCTCAGACGAGTATGTGAAGCTTAATATTCAGGATCATGGTCAAGGGATCGACGAAGAGGATAGAAATAAGATCTTCGATCGCTTCTATCGTTCGGATCCGTCAAGAACACGAGCCAGCGGAGGCGCAGGTCTCGGACTTGCGATTGCCAAATCAATTGTTCACCTGCATGGAGGAACAATTGGTGTTGATAGCCATACAGGTGCTAAAGGGCACGGCAGCCGTTTCTGGTTTACGATGCCGATTTATTAG
- a CDS encoding molybdopterin molybdotransferase MoeA produces the protein MSDTKLKFGRKVISVEEARSLLFEHVKHTPIESVPLSSTFGRRLAVDIYADHPVPHFRRSGVDGYAVCSKDIEQATPEAPVVLRVIERIPSGTVPELTIQSGMAARIMTGAPVPDGADAVVMLEMTDSLQDAGMTSYDVSIKKNIPAASNITPIAGEIGLGEILLERGTQIGPGEAAILATFGYSEVSVYRQPRVAIFSTGSELLNVAEALKPGRIRNSNSYMLAAQVEAAGGSAVIMQALSDDVKEVEAALQETLPQVDLVLTSGGVSVGDYDVLVDVFDRFEGKLLFNKVAMRPGTPTSAALWNNRLLLALSGNPGASFVGFELFAKPLIQAMAGCHLPYPEAITAKLDVDYDKGSAYPRYVRGTTQVDNNGCLKVKPSGIDKSSIMVSIKDADCLIHLPAGGKGFVRDERVIIYPIK, from the coding sequence GTGAGCGATACTAAACTTAAATTTGGGCGTAAAGTGATTTCGGTTGAGGAAGCCCGAAGCCTACTTTTCGAACACGTTAAACACACACCTATAGAGTCCGTTCCGCTATCTTCCACTTTCGGTAGAAGGCTGGCCGTGGACATCTATGCCGATCATCCGGTACCCCATTTTCGCAGATCAGGTGTGGACGGGTATGCCGTATGTTCGAAGGATATTGAGCAAGCTACACCAGAAGCTCCTGTTGTATTGCGTGTTATAGAGCGAATTCCTAGCGGAACGGTTCCTGAGCTTACCATCCAATCTGGTATGGCTGCTCGTATTATGACAGGAGCTCCTGTTCCTGATGGTGCGGATGCTGTCGTTATGCTGGAGATGACGGATTCCCTGCAAGATGCAGGAATGACCTCCTACGATGTGAGCATCAAAAAAAACATACCCGCAGCCAGCAATATAACGCCAATAGCCGGTGAAATCGGTTTAGGGGAAATCTTGCTTGAGCGAGGAACACAGATTGGTCCTGGCGAAGCGGCGATATTAGCCACTTTCGGCTACTCAGAAGTATCTGTTTATCGGCAGCCCAGGGTCGCCATTTTCTCAACTGGTTCTGAATTGTTGAATGTGGCAGAAGCGCTGAAACCGGGACGAATTCGCAACAGTAACAGCTACATGCTGGCGGCGCAGGTGGAAGCTGCTGGGGGCTCTGCGGTTATCATGCAGGCGCTATCGGACGATGTAAAAGAGGTCGAGGCGGCGCTGCAGGAAACTTTGCCCCAAGTCGACTTAGTTCTTACATCTGGCGGTGTTTCCGTTGGCGATTACGATGTTCTTGTTGATGTCTTTGATCGATTTGAGGGCAAACTGCTGTTCAACAAAGTGGCCATGCGTCCAGGCACTCCGACAAGTGCAGCTCTATGGAACAATCGGTTATTGTTAGCTTTATCCGGTAATCCGGGTGCCTCATTCGTTGGGTTTGAACTGTTTGCCAAACCGCTGATTCAAGCGATGGCCGGGTGTCACTTACCTTATCCGGAAGCGATCACCGCTAAGTTGGACGTTGATTATGATAAAGGCTCCGCTTACCCGCGTTATGTCAGAGGAACGACGCAGGTGGACAACAACGGGTGTCTGAAGGTTAAGCCATCAGGTATCGATAAGTCCAGTATTATGGTTTCTATTAAAGATGCGGATTGTTTGATTCATTTACCTGCCGGAGGTAAGGGGTTCGTAAGAGATGAACGCGTGATTATTTATCCTATAAAATAA
- a CDS encoding response regulator transcription factor — protein sequence MGSLVLVVDDETNIIDVCTVYLQREGYQVISAVSGDEAIRLWRLHSPQLIVLDLMMPGKNGWQVCEEIRNEQDVPIIMLTARGDEMDRLMGLTMGADDYLTKPFSPRELVLRAKAILRRQQRGQAESANGAGALPPAHIMKFPGLELNVLHRSVRVNGKEIELTVKEFELLHLFAGHPEQVFSRNQLLNKVWDIDYYGDTTTVTVHIRRLREKIEPNPSEPRYIKTVWGIGYKFEGREPT from the coding sequence ATGGGTTCACTCGTTCTCGTGGTGGATGATGAAACGAATATTATTGATGTGTGCACCGTCTATTTGCAGCGAGAGGGATATCAGGTTATTTCGGCGGTGAGTGGCGACGAAGCCATCCGCTTATGGAGGCTGCACAGCCCGCAGCTGATTGTTCTTGACCTCATGATGCCGGGCAAAAACGGCTGGCAAGTATGCGAAGAAATTCGCAACGAGCAGGACGTGCCCATCATCATGTTAACGGCTCGAGGCGATGAAATGGATCGCCTCATGGGGTTAACGATGGGCGCAGACGACTATTTGACGAAGCCATTTTCCCCGCGTGAGCTGGTTCTGCGAGCGAAAGCGATTCTGCGGAGGCAGCAGCGCGGCCAAGCGGAGTCGGCAAACGGTGCAGGTGCTTTGCCACCTGCGCATATTATGAAGTTTCCGGGGCTGGAGCTTAATGTTCTGCACCGGAGTGTTCGAGTGAACGGGAAGGAAATTGAGCTGACCGTCAAGGAATTTGAATTGCTGCACCTGTTTGCAGGGCATCCGGAGCAAGTATTTTCACGTAATCAGCTGCTAAATAAAGTGTGGGATATTGACTATTATGGCGATACAACAACGGTCACTGTCCACATTCGCAGGCTGAGAGAGAAGATCGAGCCGAATCCCTCTGAGCCGCGATATATTAAGACCGTATGGGGTATTGGTTATAAATTTGAGGGTAGGGAGCCGACATGA
- the moaA gene encoding GTP 3',8-cyclase MoaA, protein MSKLLMDRFGRMHDYLRISVTDRCNLRCVYCMPEEGMEFEADEKLLTFEEITEVVRVLAGLGVRKLRLTGGEPLVRKNLEQLIGMLSQIPGIEDIALTTNGIYFASRAEKLRAAGLTRVNISLDSLKADRFSLITRGGDIHRVLASIEEAYRVGITPIKLNVVLMKGINDDEIEDFLQMTIDRPIQVRFIEYMPIGHQDEDWKSRYLSLTTVLDRCKAKGWHASASDAVYGNGPSQNFRIDGALGSFGLIHPISDHFCETCNRLRITADGNVKPCLYWSDEFNVRTYIGDDSAIEDLFFRALDIKPQNHEMAQALMNEEQSHTPTLRRMSQIGG, encoded by the coding sequence ATGTCGAAGCTGCTTATGGATCGATTCGGGCGGATGCACGATTACTTGCGAATTTCTGTTACAGATCGTTGTAATCTGCGCTGTGTATACTGCATGCCTGAAGAAGGAATGGAATTTGAAGCGGATGAAAAGTTGTTAACTTTCGAGGAAATTACTGAAGTTGTCCGTGTGCTGGCTGGGCTTGGTGTTCGTAAATTGAGATTAACCGGCGGAGAGCCCCTTGTGCGTAAAAACTTGGAGCAATTGATTGGTATGCTTTCTCAAATTCCCGGAATTGAAGATATTGCTCTGACTACGAACGGGATTTACTTTGCATCGAGGGCTGAGAAGCTACGAGCAGCAGGGTTAACCCGTGTTAATATTAGCTTGGATTCGTTGAAAGCGGATCGATTCTCTTTGATAACTAGAGGCGGTGATATTCATCGTGTTCTGGCTAGCATTGAAGAAGCTTACCGCGTGGGAATTACCCCGATTAAGCTTAATGTGGTCTTGATGAAAGGCATTAACGATGACGAAATTGAAGACTTTTTGCAAATGACGATTGACCGACCTATTCAGGTTCGATTTATTGAGTACATGCCTATCGGTCACCAAGATGAGGATTGGAAAAGCCGCTATTTATCGCTGACAACCGTTTTAGATCGCTGTAAAGCGAAGGGTTGGCATGCTTCAGCATCGGACGCGGTTTATGGAAATGGGCCTTCTCAGAACTTTCGAATTGACGGAGCGTTAGGCTCATTCGGCCTCATACATCCGATTAGCGATCACTTCTGTGAGACCTGCAATCGTCTGCGAATAACTGCGGATGGCAATGTGAAGCCATGTCTATACTGGTCGGATGAATTTAATGTTCGAACATATATCGGAGATGATTCTGCGATAGAAGATTTATTCTTCCGTGCTTTGGATATCAAACCTCAAAATCATGAGATGGCCCAGGCACTAATGAATGAAGAGCAGTCTCATACACCAACACTTCGCCGGATGTCGCAAATTGGCGGTTGA